In one Salvelinus sp. IW2-2015 linkage group LG26, ASM291031v2, whole genome shotgun sequence genomic region, the following are encoded:
- the tnfaip8l1 gene encoding tumor necrosis factor alpha-induced protein 8-like protein 1, with protein MDSFSTKSLALQAQKKLMSKMATKSMANLFIDDTSSEVLDELYRVTKEYTRNRKEAQKIIKNLIKMVVKLGVLYRNNQFSGEELVLVESFRKKVHTLAMTAVSFHQIEFTFDRRVMSAILNECRELLHQAINRHLTAKSHSRVNHVFNHFADCDFLAALYGPSEVYRGHLQRICDGVNKMLDEGNL; from the exons ATGGACTCCTTCAGTACTAAGAGCCTGGCCCTTCAGGCCCAGAAGAAGCTGATGAGCAAGATGGCCACCAAGAGCATGGCTAACCTCTTCATTGACGACACCAGCAGCGAAGTGCTGGACGAGCTCTACCGCGTCACGAAGGAGTACACGCGCAACCGCAAGGAGGCTCAGAAGATCATCAAGAACCTTATCAAGATGGTGGTGAAGCTGGGAGTCCTCTACCGCAACAACCAGTTCAGCGGGGAGGAGCTGGTgctggttgagagcttcag GAAGAAGGTCCACACACTGGCTATGACGGCTGTCAGCTTTCACCAGATCGAGTTCACGTTCGACCGGCGCGTGATGAGCGCCATCCTGAACGAGTGCCGCGAGCTGCTGCACCAGGCCATCAACCGCCACCTGACGGCCAAGAGCCACTCGCGGGTCAACCACGTGTTCAACCACTTTGCCGACTGTGACTTCCTCGCGGCGCTCTATGGGCCGTCTGAGGTGTACCGCGGCCACCTGCAGAGGATCTGTGACGGCGTCAACAAGATGCTGGACGAGGGCAACCTTTGA